The following are from one region of the Coffea eugenioides isolate CCC68of chromosome 2, Ceug_1.0, whole genome shotgun sequence genome:
- the LOC113763124 gene encoding putative ribosomal large subunit pseudouridine synthase SVR1, chloroplastic isoform X1 → MAALMAAVAAAASTAFATLHLTKPAIPLTRTTHRHLRTIIASSLSSTPSTTPEFNITFAPPKPKSEPKLKPKPASESESATETPGQDSASELDDQLYIPWIVRDESGNLTLQSTPPARLLHQMANAETKKKKKKKEKDSKAKPASPTAEPKFSKAARRFYNENFRDPPQRLSKVLAAAGVASRRNSEELIFGGKVTVNGSVCNTPQTRVDPVRDVIYVNGNRLPKKLPPKVYFALNKPKGYICSAGEKETKSVLSLFNDFMNSWDKRNPGLPKPRLFTVGRLDVATTGLLIVTNDGDFAQKLSHPSSKLSKEYIATIDGSVNKRHLITISEGTVVEGVQCAPDIVELLPPQPDLSRPRIRIVVHEGRNHEVRELVKNAGLEIHALKRIRIGGFRLPSDLGIGKHAELKQANLRALGWKS, encoded by the exons ATGGCGGCGCTAATGGCCGCAGTAGCTGCTGCTGCCTCCACGGCTTTCGCCACCCTCCACCTAACCAAACCCGCTATTCCTCTCACCCGCACCACTCACCGCCATCTCCGCACCATAATTGCCTCCTCACTCTCTTCCACTCCCTCCACCACACCTGAATTCAACATCACCTTCGCCCCTCCCAAGCCCAAGTCCGAGCCCAAGCTCAAGCCCAAACCCGCATCCGAATCCGAATCCGCCACTGAAACTCCGGGCCAGGACTCAGCTAGCGAATTGGATGACCAACTCTACATCCCGTGGATTGTCCGCGACGAGAGTGGCAACCTCACCCTCCAGTCTACTCCTCCGGCTCGTCTACTTCACCAGATGGCCAATGCGGAGactaagaagaagaagaagaagaaagagaaagacTCTAAAGCAAAGCCGGCTTCTCCCACAGCTGAGCCGAAGTTCTCCAAGGCTGCCCGCCGGTTTTATAATGAGAATTTCCGGGACCCGCCTCAGCGGCTTAGTAAGGTCTTAGCTGCTGCTGGAG TGGCATCAAGAAGAAACAGCGAAGAGCTTATTTTCGGAGGTAAAGTGACTGTTAATGGTTCTGTATGCAATACTCCTCAG ACCAGAGTTGATCCTGTTAGGGATGTGATCTATGTCAACGGGAACCGCCTGCCTAAGAAACTGCCCCCAAAGGTCTATTTTGCGCTAAACAAGCCGAAAGG TTACATTTGCTCAGCTGGAGAGAAGGAGACGAAGTCCGTGCTGTCTCTGTTCAATGATTTTATGAATAGTTGG gATAAAAGGAACCCTGGACTACCAAAACCACGACTATTTACTGTTGGTCGTCTTGATGTTGCCACAACTGGATTGCTTATAGTTACAAATGAtg GGGATTTTGCTCAGAAGCTTTCACATCCTTCTTCTAAATTATCCAAGGA ATATATTGCAACTATTGATGGTTCCGTCAATAAGCGACATTTGATTACCATTAGTGAAGGGACTGTTGTTGAAGGCGTTCAATGCGCCCCGGATATTGTAGAGCTGCTACCGCCGCAGCCAGATCTGTCAAGACCACGAATTCGGATTGTG GTTCATGAGGGAAGAAATCATGAAGTGCGGGAACTTGTAAAAAATGCTGGACTTGAG
- the LOC113763124 gene encoding putative ribosomal large subunit pseudouridine synthase SVR1, chloroplastic isoform X2 translates to MAALMAAVAAAASTAFATLHLTKPAIPLTRTTHRHLRTIIASSLSSTPSTTPEFNITFAPPKPKSEPKLKPKPASESESATETPGQDSASELDDQLYIPWIVRDESGNLTLQSTPPARLLHQMANAETKKKKKKKEKDSKAKPASPTAEPKFSKAARRFYNENFRDPPQRLSKVLAAAGVASRRNSEELIFGGKVTVNGSVCNTPQTRVDPVRDVIYVNGNRLPKKLPPKVYFALNKPKGYICSAGEKETKSVLSLFNDFMNSWDKRNPGLPKPRLFTVGRLDVATTGLLIVTNDGDFAQKLSHPSSKLSKEYIATIDGSVNKRHLITISEGTVVEGVQCAPDIVELLPPQPDLSRPRIRIVIRKREWIRPPLTFNGAGS, encoded by the exons ATGGCGGCGCTAATGGCCGCAGTAGCTGCTGCTGCCTCCACGGCTTTCGCCACCCTCCACCTAACCAAACCCGCTATTCCTCTCACCCGCACCACTCACCGCCATCTCCGCACCATAATTGCCTCCTCACTCTCTTCCACTCCCTCCACCACACCTGAATTCAACATCACCTTCGCCCCTCCCAAGCCCAAGTCCGAGCCCAAGCTCAAGCCCAAACCCGCATCCGAATCCGAATCCGCCACTGAAACTCCGGGCCAGGACTCAGCTAGCGAATTGGATGACCAACTCTACATCCCGTGGATTGTCCGCGACGAGAGTGGCAACCTCACCCTCCAGTCTACTCCTCCGGCTCGTCTACTTCACCAGATGGCCAATGCGGAGactaagaagaagaagaagaagaaagagaaagacTCTAAAGCAAAGCCGGCTTCTCCCACAGCTGAGCCGAAGTTCTCCAAGGCTGCCCGCCGGTTTTATAATGAGAATTTCCGGGACCCGCCTCAGCGGCTTAGTAAGGTCTTAGCTGCTGCTGGAG TGGCATCAAGAAGAAACAGCGAAGAGCTTATTTTCGGAGGTAAAGTGACTGTTAATGGTTCTGTATGCAATACTCCTCAG ACCAGAGTTGATCCTGTTAGGGATGTGATCTATGTCAACGGGAACCGCCTGCCTAAGAAACTGCCCCCAAAGGTCTATTTTGCGCTAAACAAGCCGAAAGG TTACATTTGCTCAGCTGGAGAGAAGGAGACGAAGTCCGTGCTGTCTCTGTTCAATGATTTTATGAATAGTTGG gATAAAAGGAACCCTGGACTACCAAAACCACGACTATTTACTGTTGGTCGTCTTGATGTTGCCACAACTGGATTGCTTATAGTTACAAATGAtg GGGATTTTGCTCAGAAGCTTTCACATCCTTCTTCTAAATTATCCAAGGA ATATATTGCAACTATTGATGGTTCCGTCAATAAGCGACATTTGATTACCATTAGTGAAGGGACTGTTGTTGAAGGCGTTCAATGCGCCCCGGATATTGTAGAGCTGCTACCGCCGCAGCCAGATCTGTCAAGACCACGAATTCGGATTGTG ATAAGGAAAAGAGAATGGATCAGACCTCCACTTACTTTTAATGGTGCAGGTTCATGA
- the LOC113762664 gene encoding glycerol-3-phosphate dehydrogenase SDP6, mitochondrial, translating into MATSIRLRRLGTVALAAGGAYTILRDPSISVNDRGGGSALQIVKQKIADPFAVIPSRAVQESALMGASLANPLDVLVVGGGATGSGVALDAATRGLRVGLVEREDFSSGTSSRSTKLVHGGVRYLEKAVFNLDYGQLKLVFHALEARKQVIDNAPHLCHALPCMTPCFDWFEVIYYWMGLKMYDLVAGRHLLHVSRYYSAQESLELFPTLARNGKEKTLKGTVVYYDGQMNDSRLNVAIACSAALAGAAVLNHAEVVSLLKDDVTGRIIGARIRNNLSGKEFDTYAKVVVNAAGPFCDSVRQMADKKAKPMIIPSSGVHIVLPDYYSPEGMGLIVPKTKDGRVVFMLPWLGRTVAGTTDSNTSITMLPEPHENEIEFILDAISGYLNVKVRRTDVLSAWSGIRPLAMDPKAKNTESISRDHVVSEDYPGLVTITGGKWTTYRSMAEDALDAAIKSGKLNPTNKCLTYNIQLVGADGWEPASFTILAQQYVRMKRTYRGNVVPGVMDTASAKHLSHAYGTLAERVAAIAQNENLGKRLAHGYPFLEAEVAYCARNEYCESAVDFIARRSRLAFLDTDAANRVLPRVIEILAAEHKWDKSRQKEELKKGREFLETFKSSKNAQFHDGKHK; encoded by the exons ATGGCCACTTCCATTCGTCTCCGCCGGCTGGGAACCGTCGCCCTCGCAGCCGGTGGTGCATATACTATTCTCCGTGACCCCTCAATATCCGTGAACGACAGAGGTGGTGGTTCTGCTTTACAGATTGTAAAGCAGAAAATTGCAGACCCATTTGCCGTCATCCCCAGCCGAGCCGTTCAGGAATCAGCTCTTATGGGCGCCAGTTTAGCCAACCCTCTTGACGTACTGGTTGTTGGTGGTGGTGCCACCGGCTCCGGCGTCGCCCTCGACGCTGCCACGCGTGGCCTTCGTGTTGGGCTTGTCGAGCGCGAAGACTTCTCCTCTGGGACTTCTTCAAGGTCTACTAAATTAGTTCATGGAG GAGTTCGCTATTTGGAGAAAGCTGTTTTTAACTTGGATTATGGGCAGTTAAAGTTGGTTTTTCATGCACTTGAGGCGCGCAAACAGGTTATTGACAATGCTCCCCACCTCTGCCATGCTTTGCCATGCATGACGCCGTGTTTTGACTGGTTTGAGGTGATCTACTACTGGATGGGCTTGAAAATGTATGATCTGGTTGCTGGACGCCACCTGCTACACGTATCCAGATATTATTCTGCTCAGGAGTCTCTAGAACTATTTCCTACTCTAGCAAGGAATGGTAAAGAGAAAACTTTGAAGGGCACGGTGGTTTATTATGATGGACAAATGAATGACTCGAGACTCAATGTTGCAATAGCATGTTCTGCTGCTTTAGCTGGGGCAGCTGTGCTTAATCATGCAGAAGTAGTATCACTTCTCAAGGATGATGTTACTGGCCGCATAATCGGTGCACGCATTCGCAATAACTTATCTG GCAAGGAGTTTGATACATATGCAAAAGTAGTTGTCAATGCTGCTGGACCATTTTGTGATTCTGTGCGGCAAATGGCTGACAAAAAGGCAAAACCAATGATCATTCCTAGTAGTGGTGTGCATATTGTGCTACCTGATTACTATTCACCTGAAGGAATGGGCCTCATAGTTCCAAAAACTAAGGATGGTCGTGTTGTCTTCATGCTCCCATGGTTGGGGAGAACAGTTGCTGGTACTACAGATTCAAACACCTCCATTACAATGCTACCAGAGCCTCATGAGAATGAGATTGAATTCATATTGGATGCTATATCTGGTTATCTGAATGTCAAG GTTCGGCGCACAGATGTACTTTCTGCTTGGAGTGGTATTCGTCCATTGGCAATGGATCCTAAAGCAAAGAACACAGAGAGCATTTCCCGTGATCATGTTGTTTCTGAAGACTACCCTGGTTTGGTAACAATTACCGGTGGTAAATGGACTACATATAgaag CATGGCAGAAGATGCTCTTGATGCTGCCATAAAGTCTGGGAAATTGAACCCAACCAACAAATGCTTAACATACAACATACAACTCGTAGGTGCCGATGGGTGGGAACCCGCGTCTTTCACCATACTAGCGCAACAGTATGTGCGCATGAAAAGGACATATCGTGGAAATGTTGTTCCAGGAGTGATGGATACTGCTTCAGCAAAGCATTTATCTCATGCGTATGGTACTCTAGCCGAACGAGTGGCTGCAATAGCTCAG aatgagAACCTGGGGAAGCGACTTGCCCATGGATACCCGTTTCTGGAAGCAGAAGTAGCATATTGTGCTCGAAACGAATACTGTGAATCTGCTGTGGATTTTATTGCCAGAAGATCTCGGCTAGCTTTCCTTGACACAGATGCTGCAAATCGGGTTCTACCCCGCGTGATTGAGATTCTGGCTGCTGAGCACAAATGGGACAAATCAAGGCAGaaagaagaactaaagaaggGTAGAGAATTTTTAGAAACCTTCAAATCATCAAAGAATGCTCAGTTCCATGATGGGAAACACAAATAG
- the LOC113763192 gene encoding vacuolar protein-sorting-associated protein 33 homolog — protein sequence MAQIPNLDNAPINLTAIRDQSQKELLTILKNIRGKKCLAIDPKLGGSLSLIVQSSLLKEHGAELRHLTAEPIQTDCTKVVYLVHSQLDLMKLISSQIRDDTSKGLQREYFVYFVPRRTVVCEKILEEEKVYDLLTIGEYPLYLMPIDEDVISFELDLAYKDHLADGDTTSLWHIAKALHKLESTFGVIPNIRAKGKASARVADILNRMQIEEPVNASDAGMPEINTLILLDREVDMITPLCSQLTYEGLLDEFLGVNNGAVEVDSSIMGVQQEGKKMKVPLNSTDKLFKEIRDLNFEFVVQVLRQKATSMKQDYTEMTTTNQTVSELKDFVKKLNSLPEITRHINLAQHLSTFTSKPSFLGRLDMEHTIVEAESYDICFEYIEEMIHKQEPLVNVLRLLILFSITNSGLPKRNFDYLRRELLHSYGFEHMATLNNLEKAGLFRKQETKGNWITIKRALHLVVEDTDTANPNDISYVFSGYAPLSIRLVQHAIRSGWRPLEDVLKLLPGPHTETKRSGYVGGSYDNLSSSVLNLAKVGDGRRSLVLVVFVGGVTFAEIAALRFLSSQEGMAYDLIIGTTKIINGQTLIEPFVEKLG from the exons ATGGCGCAAATTCCCAATTTAGACAATGCTCCCATTAATCTCACTGCAATTAG AGATCAGTCTCAGAAAGAACTTCTTACTATCCTGAAAAAT ATTCGAGGAAAGAAATGTTTAGCTATCGATCCCAAGCTTGGTGGTTCGCTTTCATTGATCGTCCAGAGCTCACTACTCAAG GAACATGGGGCTGAATTGCGTCATCTTACTGCAGAACCAATTCAAACTGATTGCACCAAGGTCGTTTACCTGGTCCACAGCCAACTTGACTTGATGAAATTAATTTCCTCACAAATTCGTGATGATACTTCAAAGGGTCTTCAAAGAGAGTATTTTGTTTACTTTGTTCCTCGTCGTACTGTTGTGTGTGAGAAA ATACTAGAGGAGGAGAAAGTTTATGACTTGTTGACTATAGGTGAGTACCCATTGTATCTAATGCCAATAGATGAGGATGTAATATCGTTTGAGCTCGACCTTGCTTATAAA GATCATTTGGCGGATGGAGACACGACCTCTCTCTGGCACATTGCAAAGGCTCTCCACAAACTAGAG TCTACTTTTGGAGTGATACCAAATATTAGGGCCAAAGGGAAAGCATCTGCACGTGTTGCAGACATTTTGAATCGCATGCAAATTGAAGAACCTGTTAACGCATCAGAT GCTGGCATGCCAGAAATCAATACTCTGATCCTCCTAGACAGAGAG GTAGACATGATCACTCCTTTGTGTTCTCAGTTAACATACGAGGGGCTGCTGGATGAG TTTCTTGGTGTCAATAATGGTGCAGTGGAAGTAGACTCATCTATTATGGGTGTTCagcaagaaggaaaaaaaatgaaggttCCCCTTAATTCAAC TGACAAACTGTTCAAAGAGATACGGGACTTAAACTTCGAATTTGTTGTCCAG GTTCTACGTCAAAAAGCAACATCCATGAAACAGGACTACACAGAGATGACAACTACT AATCAAACAGTATCTGAATTGAAGGACTTTGTGAAAAAGCTGAACTCGTTGCCTGAAATTACT CGGCACATAAATCTTGCTCAGCACTTGTCAACTTTTACATCAAAACCTTCATTTCTTGGGCGTCTTGATATGGAACATACAATTGTTGAGGCTGAGAGCTATGACAT ATGCTTCGAGTACATTGAAGAGATGATCCACAAGCAGGAGCCTCTAGTTAATGTTCTGCGTCTCCTGATCTTGTTTTCAATAACAAATTCAGGACTGCCCAAAAGGAATTTTGACTATTTGAG GAGAGAGTTGCTTCACAGCTATGGTTTTGAGCACATGGCAACTCTGAATAATTTGGAAAAAGCTGGTTTGTTCAGGAAGCAG GAGACAAAAGGCAACTGGATTACGATCAAACGCGCTTTGCATCTTGTGGTTGAGGATACTGATACAGCTAA TCCCAATGATATCTCCTATGTCTTCTCTGGATATGCACCTCTCAGTATTCGCCTTGTTCAGCATGCAATCCGATCTGGATG GCGCCCTCTTGAAGATGTACTGAAGTTACTGCCAGGACCACATACAGAAACCAAGAGA AGTGGATATGTTGGCGGTTCATATGACAATCTTTCCAGTTCTGTGCTCAACTTAGCCAA AGTTGGAGATGGAAGGCGCTCTTTGGTCCTTGTTGTTTTCGTTGGAGGGGTTACGTTTGCAGAAATCGCTGCTCTTCGTTTCCTCAGCTCTCAG GAGGGAATGGCATATGACTTAATAATAGGAACCACGAAGATCATCAATGGTCAAACGTTaattgaaccatttgttgagaAATTGGGATAA
- the LOC113760800 gene encoding U-box domain-containing protein 14, protein MSPRGNSQEALLSQLSETIRTVSTLPECRAVVKKIYCNLVRRIKLLSPLFEELKDGEEELQDDVVRGLELLRIALNSALELLKSVHEGSKILQALQLEQITVKFHQITELIEEALCHVPYTTLDITEEVQEQIELVHTQFRRAKGRMESPDLQLEMDLTIAQRERNPDPAILKRLSEKLHLRTINDLKRESLAIHDMVITHGGLPDERFETMSLLLRKLKDCVLMENPDFDAPEGDKSFVKLRSPVIPDDFRCPISLELMKDPVIVSTGQTYERSCIQKWLDAGHKTCPKTQQTLLHTALTPNYVLKSLIAFWCESNGVELPKKQGSCRNKRSGVGGSECDRAAIDALLQKLANGNPEEQRAAAGELRLLAKRNADNRVCIAEAGAIPLLAELLGSPDSRTQEHAVTALLNLSINEANKGTIVNAGAIPDIVDVLKVGSMEARENAAATLFSLSVVDENKVAIGAAGAIPALIDLLCQGTPRGKKDAATAIFNLSIYQGNKVRAVRSGIVPPLIGLLKDPGGGMVDEALAILAILASHPEGKVAIGQADPIPVLVEVIRTSSPRNRENAAAILWSLCTGDGQYLKLAKDLGAEEVLRELSESGTDRAKRKASSVLELLQRVEPVSS, encoded by the exons ATGAGTCCCAGGGGAAATTCACAAGAGGCGTTACTGAGCCAGCTCAGTGAGACAATACGGACAGTTTCTACTCTTCCCGAGTGCAGAGCGGTAGTCAAGAAGATCTATTGTAATTTGGTTAGGAGAATCAAGTTATTAAGCCCTCTGTTTGAGGAATTGAAGGACGGTGAAGAGGAGCTCCAGGACGATGTCGTAAGAGGGCTTGAGCTGTTGAGAATTGCTCTTAACTCGGCTCTGGAGCTTCTTAAATCAGTCCATGAAGGCAGTAAGATCTTACAG GCTCTGCAGTTGGAACAAATTACAGTCAAGTTTCATCAGATAACAGAACTGATTGAAGAAGCACTATGTCACGTTCCTTACACGACGCTTGATATAACAGAGGAAGTTCAAGAACAG ATTGAACTTGTGCATACACAATTCAGAAGAGCAAAAGGAAGAATGGAGTCACCTGATTTACAACTTGAAATGGATTTGACTATAGCGCAGAGGGAAAGAAACCCTGATCCTGCAATTTTAAAGAGGCTATCAGAGAAGCTACATCTTAGAACTATAAATGATCTAAAGAGAGAATCACTTGCTATCCATGATATGGTTATTACACATGGCGGGCTTCCTGATGAGCGCTTTGAAACAATGTCACTACTCCTAAGAAAGCTAAAGGATTGTGTATTGATGGAGAACCCCGACTTTGATGCCCCTGAAGGTGACAAGAGCTTTGTGAAGCTCAGGTCCCCGGTTATCCCAGATGATTTTCGTTGTCCAATATCGCTTGAGCTTATGAAAGATCCTGTTATTGTATCAACTGGACAG acATATGAAAGATCCTGCATACAAAAATGGCTTGATGCAGGACACAAAACATGCCCCAAGACTCAGCAGACTTTATTGCATACAGCCTTAACGCCTAATTATGTTTTAAAGAGTCTAATTGCTTTCTGGTGTGAGAGCAATGGTGTTGAGCTGCCTAAAAAGCAAGGAAGTTGTAGAAATAAAAGATCAGGAGTTGGTGGTTCAGAGTGTGACCGAGCCGCTATTGATGCTTTGTTACAGAAACTTGCAAATGGTAATCCTGAAGAACAACGAGCAGCTGCTGGTGAACTTCGCTTGCTGGCAAAAAGAAATGCAGATAATAGAGTCTGTATTGCTGAGGCTGGAGCAATACCGCTACTCGCTGAACTACTAGGCTCGCCAGATTCTCGGACTCAGGAACATGCCGTTACAGCACTTCTCAACCTGTCGATAAATGAGGCCAACAAGGGAACTATTGTAAATGCTGGTGCCATACCTGATATTGTGGATGTGCTGAAAGTTGGAAGCATGGAAGCAAGAGAAAATGCAGCAGCTACCCTTTTCAGTTTGTCGGTTGTTGATGAGAACAAGGTTGCAATAGGAGCAGCTGGGGCCATCCCAGCACTTATTGACTTACTCTGCCAAGGGACCCCAAGAGGAAAGAAGGACGCAGCCACTGCCATATTTAATCTTTCAATCTATCAAGGAAACAAAGTGAGGGCAGTTAGATCAGGGATTGTGCCACCATTAATAGGATTGCTGAAGGATCCTGGCGGTGGAATGGTAGATGAAGCTCTTGCAATATTGGCCATACTTGCTAGCCATCCAGAGGGGAAAGTGGCAATTGGTCAAGCTGACCCAATCCCGGTATTGGTAGAGGTCATTCGGACCAGCTCTCCACGCAACCGGGAGAATGCTGCCGCTATTCTGTGGTCATTGTGCACAGGCGATGGGCAATACCTGAAATTAGCTAAAGACCTTGGGGCAGAAGAGGTTTTGAGGGAATTGTCAGAGAGTGGCACTGATAGGGCTAAAAGAAAAGCAAGCAGTGTATTGGAACTTCTCCAGCGAGTTGAACCAGTTAGTTCGTGA